The proteins below come from a single Miscanthus floridulus cultivar M001 chromosome 1, ASM1932011v1, whole genome shotgun sequence genomic window:
- the LOC136495506 gene encoding probable small nuclear ribonucleoprotein G, with product MSRSGQPPDLKKYMDKKLQIKLNANRVVIGTLRGFDQFMNLVVDTTVEVNGNDKTDIGMVVIRGNSVVMIEALEPVAKSQ from the exons ATGAGCCGCTCGGGGCAGCCTCCGGATCTCAAGAA GTACATGGACAAGAAGCTTCAGA TTAAGCTGAATGCAAACCGTGTTGTTATTGGCACACTTCGGGGATTCGACCAGTTCATGAatctggtggtggacaccacTGTGGAGGTCAATGGAAATGACAAGACAGATATTGGAATGGTG GTTATCAGGGGAAACAGTGTTGTCATGATCGAGGCACTGGAGCCAGTTGCCAAGTCCCAGTGA
- the LOC136495492 gene encoding protein ELF4-LIKE 4-like yields MEGGETTLSGFGGGGGAGAPGVDTKVLHAFQTSFVQVQTLLDQNRLLINEINHNHESKVPGDLSRNVGLIRELNNNIRRVVDLYADLSSLFAASDGRAASEGGSVGTVRQAAGAGHKRIRSGLD; encoded by the coding sequence ATGGAGGGCGGCGAGACGACGCTGTCGgggttcggcggcggcggcggcgcgggggccCCCGGCGTCGACACCAAGGTGCTGCACGCGTTCCAGACGAGCTTCGTGCAGGTGCAGACGCTGCTGGACCAGAACCGGCTCCTCATCAACGAGATCAACCACAACCACGAGTCCAAGGTGCCCGGCGACCTCTCCCGCAACGTGGGACTCATCAGGGAGCTCAACAACAACATCCGCCGCGTCGTCGACCTCTACGCCGACCTCTCCTCGCTCTTCGCCGCCTCCGACGGCCGCGCCGCGTCCGAGGGCGGCTCCGTCGGCACCGTCCGCCAGGCGGCCGGCGCCGGGCACAAGAGGATCAGGTCCGGCCTCGACTGA